A window of the Paralichthys olivaceus isolate ysfri-2021 chromosome 5, ASM2471397v2, whole genome shotgun sequence genome harbors these coding sequences:
- the tufm gene encoding elongation factor Tu, mitochondrial — MAALVGLRACFSALQFSQPSLLHSSLRFCAVPLSRRTFAAEAKKTYSRDKPHVNIGTIGHVDHGKTTLTAAITKVLADAGGANYKKYEDIDNAPEEKARGITINASHVEYTTANRHYAHTDCPGHADYVKNMITGTAQMDGCILVVAATDGQMPQTREHLLLARQIGVEHVVVFINKADAVEDKEMLELVEIEIRELLTEFGYDGENTPVVIGSALCALENKDPELGVNAVMKLLEIVDSYVPLPKRELEKPFLLPVEGVYSIPGRGTVVTGTMERGIIKKGDESEFLGHNRSFKSVVTGIEMFHKSLDRAEAGDNLGALVRGLKREDVRRGMVMCKPGSIMPHQKVKAQVYILSKEEGGRHKPFVNNFMPVMFSLTWDMTCRVILPEGKEMVMPGEDTSLTLTLRQPMVLEKGQRFTLRDGNRTIGTGLVTDILTFKDDDQCNWG; from the exons ATGGCGGCGCTTGTGGGATTGCGCGCATGTTTCTCTG CCCTCCAGTTCTCTCAGCCAAGCCTCCTGCACAGCTCCCTCAGATTT TGTGCTGTGCCCCTGAGCCGGCGGACCTTTGCTGCGGAGGCGAAGAAGACGTACTCCCGGGACAAGCCTCATGTGAACATTGGAACGATTGGCCACGTTGATCACGGCAAGACCACCCTGACTGCAGCCATCACAAAAG TGCTCGCTGATGCTGGCGGTGCTAACTACAAAAAGTACGAAGACATCGACAATGCCCCCGAGGAGAAGGCGAGAGGAATCACCATTAACGCCTCTCATGTAGAATACACCACGGCCAACAGACATTACGCTCACACAGACTGCCCTGGTCATGCTGACTACGTCAAG AATATGATCACAGGCACAGCTCAGATGGACGGATGCATCCTGGTGGTGGCAGCCACCGACGGCCAGATGCCTCAGACACGCGAGCACCTCCTGCTGGCCCGGCAGATCGGCGTCGAGCACGTGGTGGTTTTCATCAACAAGGCAGACGCCGTGGAGGACAAGGAGATGCTGGAGCTGGTGGAGATCGAGATCCGCGAGCTGCTCACGGAGTTCGGCTATGATGGCGAGAACACGCCTGTAGTAATAGGCTCCGCCCTCTGTGCCCTGGAG AACAAAGATCCTGAGCTGGGTGTGAACGCAGTGATGAAACTGCTTGAGATTGTGGATTCTTACGTCCCTTTGCCCaagagagagctggagaaacCTTTCCTCCTGCCCGTTGAAGGGGTTTATTCTATCCCAG GCAGGGGAACGGTGGTGACGGGTACTATGGAGAGAGGTATCATCAAGAAAGGAGACGAAAGTGAGTTTTTGGGACACAATCGCAGTTTCAAGTCTGTGGTTACAG GTATCGAGATGTTCCACAAGTCtctggatcgggcagaggcggGAGATAACCTGGGCGCTCTGGTCCGAGGCCTGAAGAGAGAGGATGTGAGAAGAGGGATGGTGATGTGTAAACCAGGATCCATCATGCCGCACCAGAAAGTCAAGGCCCAG GTGTATATTCTGAgtaaggaggagggaggcagacacaaaCCGTTCGTCAACAACTTCATGCCCGTCATGTTCTCTCTGACCTGGGACATGACCTGTCGAGTCATTCTCCCTGAAGGAAAG GAGATGGTGATGCCAGGAGAGGACACGTCCTTGACTCTGACGCTCCGTCAGCCGATGGTTCTGGAGAAAGGCCAGAGGTTCACCCTGAGAGACGGAAACAGAACCATCGGCACCGGTCTGGTCACAGACATCCTGACATTTAAAGATGATGACCAATGCAACTGGGGCTGA
- the tmem86b gene encoding lysoplasmalogenase yields the protein MDILETAAYDRRQRRNMSCALLFSLLPFFLSTALFFYLWTPDSPPSIVSAGFKTAPIFLLAAVVLSWNGGQSVLGVAGGLLFSAVGDCCLIWPELFVHGMGAFALAHLTYSLTFLSSRYSTHSSSSWTFFLFLILLMVGGGTYMHLYPFLQKAPDSDLLIPGVGVYIVLITLMGMLAIRTRHTATLLGSLSFMVSDLALALQVFKVTPQLQHGHSVVMVTYYLAQLLIAVGDVKATANKEDFGKWKRS from the exons ATGGACATCCTTGAGACAGCAGCCTACGACAGGCGGCAGAGGAGAAATATG tcCTGTgccctgcttttctctctcttgcctTTCTTTTTGTCCACAGCTCTGTTCTTCTACCTGTGGACTCCTGACTCGCCCCCGTCCATCGTGTCTGCAGGTTTCAAAACGGCACCAATTTTCCTCCTGGCTGCTGTAGTGCTGAGCTGGAATGGAGGACAAAGTGTCCTGGGTGTGGCGGGAGGCTTGCTTTTCTCTGCTGTAGGTGACTGCTGCTTGATATGGCCTGAGCTGTTTGTGCATG GAATGGGTGCATTTGCATTGGCTCATCTGACGTACTCCCTGACCTTCCTCTCCAGTCGTTATTCGACacattcctcttcctcctggacttttttcctctttctaatCCTGCTCATGGTAGGAGGAGGCACCTACATGCACCTATATCCATTCTTGCAGAAGGCACCGGACTCAGATCTACTCATTCCTGGTGTGGGGGTCTATATTGTCTTGATTACTCTAATGGGGATGTTAGCTATTAGAACGCGCCATACAGCAACACTGCTGGGAAGTTTGTCTTTCATGGTGTCTGATTTGGCACTGGCCCTGCAAGTTTTCAAGGTCACGCCACAGCTACAGCATGGACacagtgttgtcatggtgacttaCTATTTGGCACAGCTACTAATCGCTGTTGGTGATGTAAAAGCAACAGCGAACAAGGAGGATTTTGGAAAATGGAAGAGGTCCTAG
- the hspbp1 gene encoding hsp70-binding protein 1 codes for MAENNQNRRYPPNLQGVLQLAVEAGSAAEGPAPVEPMSEERKTFLREALAEVCRGQMDEVEQMKQCLAVLHKEEKSESEREGEEEEDEDERESAFEVLTELCENLDNARDLMILGGLDLCLSRYLCHVQSGLRWRAAELIASCAQNMPQVQVHLLNIGMLPKLLQLTDSDPHPTARVKALYAVSCLVREQEAGLQAFLTLDGFSVLMRGMQSDNEKLRTKSAFLLLNLLTSHPEQKDTVVSMGMVQQLVSVLRTPHSPFHEHVLGALCCLVEDCPQGLKDCRNPALALEELLRQRAKELQGKEESQEELDFCERLRIICFRGQRSDDNGMDR; via the exons ATGGCAGAAAACAATCAGAACAGGAGATATCCCCCGAACCTCCAGGGGGTCCTGCAGCTGGCAGTGGAGGCTGGATCAGCTGCAGAGGGACCTGCCCCCGTTGAACCCATGTCAGAGGAG AGGAAAACGTTTCTAAGAGAAGCTCTCGCAGAAGTTTGCAGAGGTCAGATGGATGAAGTGGAGCAGATGAAGCAGTGCCTGGCAGTTCtacacaaagaggaaaagagcgaaagtgagagggagggagaggaagaggaggatgaagatgaacgGGAATCAGCCTTTGAGGTGTTAACGGAGTTGTGTGAGAATTTGGACAATGCCAGAG ACCTGATGATTCTGGGTGGACTGGATTTGTGCCTGTCCCGGTATCTGTGTCATGTCCAAAGTGGGCTGAGGTGGCGTGCTGCTGAGCTGATTGCTTCCTGTGCTCAGAACATGCCGCAGGTGCAGGTCCACCTGCTAAACATCGGGATGCTGccaaagctgctgcagctgacagaCTCAGACCCTCACCCCACCGCCAGAGTAAAAGCCCTCTATGCCGTCTCAT GTCTAGTCCgagagcaggaggcaggactCCAGGCATTCCTGACCCTCGATGGTTTCTCAGTGCTGATGCGAGGCATGCAGTCGGACAATGAGAAGCTCAGGACCAAGTCGGCTTTCCTGCTGCTCAACCTGCTGACATCACATCCTGAACAGAAAG ACACTGTTGTCTCCATGGGAATGGTACAGCAGCTGGTGTCTGTTCTCCGCACACCACACTCCCCTTTCCATGAACATGTACTTGGTGCTCTCTGTTG TTTGGTGGAGGACTGTCCACAGGGGCTCAAAGACTGCAGGAATCCTGCTCTggctctggaggagctgctcaGACAGCGAGCCAAAGAGCTccaaggaaaagaagaaagtcaG GAAGAGCTGGACTTCTGCGAGCGTTTGAGGATCATATGTTTCCGTGGGCAGAGGTCAGATGACAATGGGATGGATCGCTGA